The following proteins are co-located in the Acidicapsa acidisoli genome:
- a CDS encoding cupin domain-containing protein: protein MPSLTESIFTRWSDIPVEPMNPKIGRQFVVGTGTMLARVLLAKGAHVPLHSHHNEQITHILEGALKFHLHEGPNAAPREVTVCAGDILCIPPNVPHEAFALEDTVDLDIFNPPRQDWIDRDDAYLRQPDTPK, encoded by the coding sequence ATGCCGTCACTTACCGAATCTATCTTCACCCGCTGGTCTGACATCCCCGTCGAGCCAATGAACCCGAAAATCGGCCGCCAGTTCGTCGTCGGCACCGGCACCATGCTCGCCCGCGTCCTTCTGGCCAAAGGCGCCCACGTCCCGCTGCACAGCCATCACAACGAACAGATCACCCATATCCTCGAAGGGGCGCTCAAGTTTCATCTCCACGAAGGCCCGAACGCCGCACCGCGAGAAGTCACTGTCTGCGCAGGCGACATCCTCTGCATCCCGCCCAACGTCCCCCACGAAGCCTTCGCCCTCGAAGACACCGTCGATCTCGACATCTTCAACCCCCCGCGTCAGGACTGGATCGACCGCGACGACGCCTACCTGCGCCAGCCCGACACCCCTAAGTAA
- a CDS encoding 23S rRNA (pseudouridine(1915)-N(3))-methyltransferase RlmH: protein MHLTLAHIGPKSSKSGPQASFDVLTRLYLDRIHPYHPIQPEAFPTETAFLAWLSRPANSGKAARLPAIPVLLDSRGRQLNSSEFATWLGTRRDQGAQHIVFAIGPADGWSETTRAQASLLLSLGPITMAHTLARLVLAEQLYRACTILAGHPYHSGH from the coding sequence ATGCACCTGACTCTAGCCCATATCGGCCCAAAGTCCTCCAAATCCGGCCCCCAAGCCTCATTTGACGTGCTCACCCGCCTCTATCTCGACCGCATCCATCCCTATCACCCCATCCAGCCCGAAGCCTTCCCCACCGAAACCGCCTTCCTTGCCTGGCTCAGCCGCCCAGCCAACTCCGGCAAAGCCGCTCGCCTGCCCGCAATCCCTGTCTTGCTCGATAGCCGGGGCCGCCAGCTCAACTCTTCCGAATTCGCCACCTGGCTAGGTACCCGCCGAGATCAAGGAGCCCAGCACATCGTCTTCGCCATCGGTCCCGCCGATGGCTGGTCAGAGACAACCCGCGCCCAGGCCAGCCTCCTGCTCTCACTTGGCCCCATCACAATGGCCCACACACTTGCCCGCCTGGTCCTTGCCGAACAGCTTTACCGCGCTTGTACAATCCTGGCAGGCCACCCCTATCACTCCGGCCACTAA
- a CDS encoding PPC domain-containing DNA-binding protein, whose product MKAALLALCAVTILSAGTVRAQSPTPESDLINPARPIPTGKAPAMQVKLVKDTPEEKIYAIVFLKGDEVLSGLTDFAIKYKVGDAHFTGIGAVSSATTAWLDLEKKMYHPTVTNQQVEVLSLIGDIAAFNGKPVAHMHAILGRRDGTTVGGHVWELNVNPTVEVFLTANTTALGKRPDAASGLKLIDPNL is encoded by the coding sequence ATGAAAGCCGCACTCTTAGCCCTCTGCGCCGTGACGATCCTCTCGGCCGGAACCGTTCGCGCCCAATCCCCAACCCCGGAATCAGATCTCATCAATCCCGCCCGCCCGATCCCCACCGGCAAAGCCCCAGCCATGCAGGTCAAGCTCGTCAAAGACACCCCGGAAGAAAAGATCTACGCCATCGTCTTCCTCAAGGGCGACGAGGTCCTCAGCGGACTCACCGACTTCGCCATCAAGTACAAGGTTGGCGACGCCCACTTCACCGGTATCGGAGCCGTGAGCTCAGCCACCACCGCCTGGCTCGACCTCGAAAAGAAGATGTATCACCCGACCGTCACCAATCAACAGGTAGAAGTCCTGTCCCTGATCGGTGACATCGCCGCCTTCAACGGCAAGCCCGTCGCCCACATGCATGCAATCCTTGGCCGCCGCGACGGCACAACCGTAGGTGGTCACGTCTGGGAACTCAACGTCAATCCCACAGTGGAAGTCTTCCTCACCGCCAACACCACCGCCCTCGGCAAGCGACCCGACGCGGCCAGCGGCCTCAAACTGATCGATCCCAATCTATAA
- a CDS encoding nuclear transport factor 2 family protein, with amino-acid sequence MRRTNLVVSAVIVIVVLMSMATGLHAAGVIDQGNLKEVREAVWRAWFADDVPTLKRLVPADAIVISAGEKEWKHQAAIFEAAAKFHADGGKLVRLAFPHTEEQRYGNVAILYTTYEVETEMKGKRSVNSGRATEVFVMKDGKWMNSGWHTDAEK; translated from the coding sequence ATGCGTCGCACAAATCTTGTGGTTAGCGCGGTTATCGTGATTGTCGTTTTGATGTCCATGGCCACGGGTCTTCATGCCGCGGGCGTGATAGACCAGGGGAACCTGAAGGAGGTGCGCGAGGCGGTGTGGCGCGCATGGTTTGCAGATGATGTGCCTACGCTCAAAAGACTGGTTCCCGCGGATGCGATCGTGATCAGCGCGGGTGAGAAGGAATGGAAGCATCAGGCTGCGATCTTTGAGGCTGCGGCCAAGTTTCATGCCGACGGAGGGAAGCTGGTGCGGCTGGCGTTTCCGCATACCGAGGAGCAGCGATATGGGAATGTGGCGATTCTCTATACGACTTACGAGGTGGAAACGGAGATGAAGGGGAAACGGTCCGTGAATTCGGGGCGGGCTACGGAGGTTTTTGTGATGAAGGACGGGAAATGGATGAATTCGGGATGGCATACGGATGCCGAGAAGTGA
- the cobO gene encoding cob(I)yrinic acid a,c-diamide adenosyltransferase: MPDSRRGLILINTGPGKGKTTAALGTGLRAAGCGMRVLMLQFLKGSWHYGELDAVLPFGDNFVVKQLGRGFVKVGGAETDPEDLKMVEAAWEESRAAILSGAYDLVILDEINYAIGYGMLDPEKVAATLLERPEMVHVILTGRNAHPKLVEIADTVTEMREVKHAYQKGILAQRGIEY; this comes from the coding sequence ATGCCCGACTCCCGACGCGGCCTCATCCTGATCAACACCGGCCCCGGCAAAGGCAAAACCACCGCCGCCCTCGGCACCGGACTCCGCGCCGCCGGCTGCGGCATGCGCGTCCTCATGCTCCAGTTCCTCAAAGGCTCCTGGCACTACGGCGAACTCGATGCCGTCCTTCCCTTCGGCGACAACTTCGTCGTCAAGCAGCTAGGCCGGGGATTCGTCAAAGTAGGCGGCGCGGAGACCGACCCCGAAGATCTGAAAATGGTTGAAGCAGCCTGGGAAGAGTCCCGCGCAGCGATCCTCTCCGGCGCATACGATCTGGTCATCCTCGACGAAATCAACTACGCCATCGGCTACGGCATGTTAGACCCGGAGAAAGTAGCAGCCACGCTTCTCGAACGCCCCGAGATGGTCCACGTAATCCTGACCGGCCGGAACGCCCACCCAAAGTTGGTAGAAATCGCCGACACAGTCACCGAAATGCGCGAAGTAAAACATGCCTACCAAAAAGGCATCCTCGCCCAGCGCGGCATCGAGTATTAA
- a CDS encoding TonB-dependent receptor: protein MLLSFGHDSISQLLRFRSRNGLRGTALALSLLVASGFAVLNTTPTAYAQTSVTGALSGVVTDQSGAVVPGATVTVVDAATNAKQTVITNEEGRYTAGLLKPDQYKISAVASGLQSNTVQVSVVLGTTVPGDIQVTPTGNTTVVDVSADTVPLIDSQNSSMTTTYTEQQIQELPAPGGDITSVAFTAPGVVVNAGGSYGNFSSNGLPGISNLFVMNGFDNQDPFLNLNNSGSSNLSLGQGEQAEVTVVQNGYGSQYGRAAGAIIEYTTKSGSNQFHGEANYLYNGTALNANGWFNNHTDTPRPHAVSNEWAANVGGPIIKDKLFFFADYEGLRYVLPASGFVSLPSPQYEAYALANVPATAYSTYQQMFNLYNNSQAYKTATPTPGGGCGAFTAVSVCALSSYASATNENQEWLFTGRADWHISDKHTIYGRYKMDRGTQPTATSLINPLFDAMSAQPAYEGQFNDNYVITPNLTNSATIAANWYATTFGPTNIAASQAALPFYANFSIGADGSGTNFVPGFTNLGVPNYYPQGRNVTQYQLVDDISWVRGKHNFKFGANFRRDLVSDYDAQSNVDFPMLQIDSLGDIAQGTLGTNKSVYNGSNVYQQAFTTAPTAHLALYNLGVYAQDEWQATPKLKITVGARVDRTGPPACQNNCFSLYNGNFPNVAGSVTTPYGSLINPNNNQAFAVDKINFQPRVGFNYGLTPSTVIRGGIGLFADLYPAGFLDAPIQNFPNYDLQSLYAGTVAPGGAGSLPYYATAANTAIEQGFATGTVSSINTTLYNQGITFSPPSLNAVFPNGTLHEPQYLEYSLQVQHQFNAHDSVSLGYAGNYGYNELIQNPFLNASTGIYSSALTPSNTGTWLPVQGGTIAGLNTTPLDPSFGEVNSFTNNAHSNYNGGMVVYTHQGHGITAHLSYTYSHALDTISNGGVGEFYNIGSVTKQLTPTLGKGNLNYSNADYDIRNDLVGDIVYEEPFKMQNKIANYAVSGWVISGKTYYRSGEPFSVNNTNAILGYPTIASINNTEGLTSLMPQALTGSLTNTCGSNPYGAVNGTCLDFGQYAATQTTFGNVRRNAFFGPHYADTDMTLMKQFVKREGVAFQLGAQAYNVFNHANFSNPNATLGTGSFGTITSVQAPPTSPYGSFQSAAVTQRVLVVTGKITF, encoded by the coding sequence ATGTTGTTGTCTTTTGGCCATGATTCAATTTCCCAGTTGTTACGATTTCGAAGCAGGAATGGACTTCGCGGCACAGCGCTCGCGCTGAGCCTCCTGGTTGCCTCTGGTTTCGCCGTGCTGAACACGACGCCTACGGCATATGCGCAGACCTCGGTTACCGGTGCGCTGAGCGGCGTGGTAACCGACCAGTCCGGAGCGGTGGTTCCGGGCGCGACTGTGACCGTGGTTGATGCCGCGACCAATGCAAAGCAGACAGTGATCACGAATGAGGAAGGCCGGTACACGGCTGGCCTGCTCAAGCCGGATCAATACAAGATCAGCGCTGTGGCGTCAGGGCTGCAATCGAACACCGTTCAGGTCTCGGTGGTTCTGGGCACGACGGTTCCCGGCGACATTCAGGTGACTCCGACGGGCAATACGACGGTGGTCGATGTGAGCGCGGACACGGTGCCGCTGATCGACTCGCAGAATTCGTCGATGACAACGACCTACACCGAGCAGCAGATTCAGGAATTGCCTGCTCCGGGCGGCGATATTACGTCGGTAGCTTTCACTGCTCCGGGCGTGGTGGTGAATGCCGGTGGCTCGTATGGCAACTTCAGCTCGAATGGTCTGCCGGGCATTTCCAACCTGTTTGTGATGAACGGGTTTGACAACCAGGATCCGTTTCTTAACCTGAACAACTCGGGCAGCTCGAACCTTTCCCTGGGTCAGGGCGAACAGGCTGAAGTGACGGTGGTGCAGAATGGCTACGGCTCGCAGTATGGCCGCGCGGCTGGCGCCATTATTGAGTACACGACCAAGTCGGGCAGCAACCAGTTCCACGGAGAGGCGAACTACCTTTACAACGGAACCGCTCTGAACGCCAATGGCTGGTTCAATAATCACACGGACACACCACGGCCCCATGCGGTGTCGAATGAGTGGGCGGCCAATGTGGGCGGTCCGATTATCAAGGACAAGCTGTTCTTCTTCGCCGACTATGAGGGTCTGCGCTATGTGCTGCCTGCCAGCGGTTTTGTTTCGCTGCCAAGCCCGCAGTATGAAGCCTACGCTCTGGCCAACGTGCCCGCTACCGCGTACTCCACGTACCAGCAGATGTTCAATCTGTATAACAACTCGCAGGCGTACAAGACCGCAACACCCACACCGGGAGGCGGATGCGGAGCCTTTACCGCGGTGAGCGTTTGCGCGCTCAGCTCCTATGCCTCTGCTACGAACGAAAACCAGGAGTGGCTCTTTACCGGCCGCGCTGACTGGCACATCAGCGACAAGCACACCATTTATGGCCGCTACAAGATGGATCGTGGCACGCAGCCTACGGCAACCAGCCTGATCAATCCTTTGTTTGATGCCATGTCCGCGCAGCCTGCGTATGAAGGGCAGTTCAACGACAACTATGTGATTACGCCCAACCTGACGAACTCGGCGACGATTGCCGCCAATTGGTACGCCACCACTTTCGGGCCGACGAACATCGCGGCCTCGCAAGCAGCGCTCCCGTTCTACGCTAATTTCAGCATTGGCGCGGACGGCAGCGGCACGAACTTTGTCCCTGGCTTCACCAACCTGGGTGTACCGAACTACTATCCTCAGGGCAGAAACGTAACTCAGTACCAGCTTGTGGACGACATCAGCTGGGTCCGTGGCAAGCACAACTTCAAGTTCGGCGCGAACTTCCGCCGCGACCTGGTCTCGGACTACGACGCTCAATCGAATGTCGATTTCCCAATGCTCCAGATCGACAGTCTTGGAGATATTGCGCAAGGTACCCTCGGCACCAACAAATCGGTCTACAACGGATCCAATGTGTATCAGCAGGCGTTCACCACTGCTCCTACCGCACATCTGGCGCTCTACAACCTTGGTGTCTATGCTCAGGACGAATGGCAGGCAACGCCCAAGTTGAAGATCACCGTGGGCGCACGTGTCGACCGCACCGGCCCGCCCGCGTGCCAGAACAACTGCTTCTCGTTGTATAACGGCAATTTTCCAAATGTAGCTGGATCGGTCACCACGCCATACGGCAGCCTGATCAATCCGAACAACAATCAGGCCTTCGCGGTGGACAAGATCAACTTCCAGCCCCGCGTTGGATTCAACTACGGCCTGACTCCGAGCACTGTGATTCGCGGCGGTATCGGTCTGTTTGCCGACCTCTATCCCGCTGGGTTCCTGGATGCACCGATTCAGAACTTCCCGAACTACGACCTGCAGTCCCTGTATGCCGGCACCGTGGCGCCGGGCGGAGCGGGAAGCCTTCCCTATTACGCGACGGCGGCCAACACAGCAATCGAGCAAGGGTTTGCCACGGGAACTGTTTCCTCGATCAATACCACGCTGTATAACCAGGGCATTACCTTCAGCCCGCCGAGCCTGAATGCCGTTTTCCCGAATGGAACTCTGCATGAGCCGCAGTATCTGGAGTACAGCCTGCAGGTGCAGCACCAGTTCAACGCCCACGACAGCGTTTCGCTGGGCTATGCGGGGAACTACGGTTACAACGAACTGATTCAGAATCCCTTTTTGAACGCCAGCACCGGAATTTACTCCAGCGCACTCACGCCCAGCAATACCGGGACGTGGCTGCCGGTGCAGGGTGGGACAATTGCCGGACTGAACACGACACCGTTGGATCCAAGCTTTGGTGAAGTGAACTCCTTCACGAACAACGCACACTCCAACTACAACGGCGGCATGGTGGTCTACACGCACCAGGGGCACGGAATTACGGCGCACCTGAGCTACACCTATAGCCATGCTCTGGACACGATCTCCAATGGAGGCGTTGGAGAGTTTTACAACATCGGTTCCGTTACCAAGCAGCTCACTCCGACACTTGGAAAAGGGAACCTGAACTACTCCAATGCGGACTATGACATCCGCAACGATCTTGTCGGCGACATCGTGTACGAAGAACCGTTCAAGATGCAGAACAAGATCGCTAACTATGCAGTGAGCGGCTGGGTTATCAGCGGCAAGACCTACTACCGGTCGGGTGAGCCTTTCTCTGTGAACAATACGAATGCGATCCTTGGGTACCCGACGATCGCGTCCATCAACAATACTGAAGGCTTGACCTCGCTGATGCCGCAGGCTTTGACAGGAAGCCTGACCAACACCTGCGGCAGCAATCCTTATGGCGCGGTCAACGGTACATGCCTGGACTTTGGACAGTACGCCGCAACTCAAACGACGTTCGGCAATGTTCGCAGGAATGCGTTCTTCGGGCCTCATTACGCCGATACGGACATGACACTCATGAAGCAGTTCGTGAAGCGCGAGGGTGTTGCGTTCCAACTCGGCGCACAGGCCTACAACGTGTTTAACCATGCCAACTTCTCCAACCCGAACGCCACGCTGGGAACGGGCAGCTTTGGCACGATCACCTCTGTGCAGGCACCGCCGACGAGCCCCTATGGTTCGTTCCAGAGTGCGGCTGTAACGCAGCGTGTGCTGGTGGTTACGGGTAAGATCACCTTCTAA
- a CDS encoding GlcG/HbpS family heme-binding protein yields MTLSMRKIAYFGLIFLQAGGLSSAWAADPTITQKVISQAGAHQVVVAAEQEAERLHAPCAIAVVDSNGILVAFVKMDDVRAGSPDLAIGKARTSALLQRPSAETESAINGGRQAFITADLMALRGGMPLKVGEQVVGAIGIASLSKENDVTISQAAAAAFAALSNAGPAAH; encoded by the coding sequence ATGACTTTATCCATGCGGAAAATTGCATACTTTGGCTTGATTTTTTTGCAAGCAGGTGGACTTAGCAGTGCCTGGGCGGCTGACCCCACAATTACCCAGAAGGTGATCAGCCAGGCAGGCGCTCACCAGGTCGTGGTGGCGGCAGAACAGGAGGCTGAAAGGCTTCATGCGCCGTGCGCCATTGCTGTGGTCGATTCGAACGGTATCCTTGTCGCATTCGTGAAGATGGACGACGTGCGAGCCGGTAGCCCTGATCTTGCAATCGGTAAGGCCCGCACCTCAGCATTGCTGCAACGACCGAGTGCGGAGACGGAGAGCGCTATCAACGGCGGCAGGCAGGCCTTTATCACAGCCGACTTGATGGCTCTGCGGGGAGGCATGCCTCTGAAGGTGGGCGAACAAGTGGTAGGAGCTATCGGAATCGCCAGCCTTAGCAAGGAAAATGACGTCACGATCTCGCAGGCCGCGGCGGCAGCGTTTGCTGCTCTCTCGAATGCAGGACCGGCTGCGCACTGA
- the accD gene encoding acetyl-CoA carboxylase, carboxyltransferase subunit beta: MTGMAWFKRPNPNPSPNDGEPNGDSNGNSSQDFAGSAFAPVSDDGSPARVRTEGLWVKCPGCRTILFKAELEANLHVCAKCGHHFKIGALQRIELLLEPGYTFVDGNLRSTDPLNFTDIKTYKSRLASAQKQTGLNDAIVTALGKIGHHDVVLSAMEYAFIGGSMGAVVGEQIARAIDRSLATHHPLIIVAASGGARMMEGVVSLMQLAKIASGLAQLDEARIPYICLLTDPTTGGITASFAMLGDLNVAEPGALIGFAGPRVIEQTIRQKLPEGFQRSEFLLEHGFLDAVVPRSELKSYLVRALDFMAVPA; this comes from the coding sequence TTGACCGGTATGGCTTGGTTCAAGCGCCCCAACCCGAATCCTTCACCAAACGACGGCGAGCCCAACGGCGACTCCAACGGAAACTCCAGTCAGGATTTCGCGGGATCGGCCTTCGCCCCGGTCTCCGATGATGGTTCGCCGGCCCGAGTCCGCACGGAAGGTCTCTGGGTCAAGTGCCCTGGCTGCCGGACCATCCTCTTCAAAGCCGAGCTTGAGGCCAACCTCCATGTCTGCGCCAAATGCGGCCATCACTTCAAAATCGGCGCACTCCAGCGCATCGAGCTTCTCCTCGAACCCGGCTACACCTTCGTCGACGGCAATCTGCGCTCCACCGACCCGCTGAACTTCACAGACATCAAGACATACAAATCGCGCCTGGCCTCAGCCCAGAAACAGACCGGTCTCAACGATGCAATCGTCACCGCTCTCGGAAAAATCGGCCACCACGACGTCGTCCTCAGCGCCATGGAATACGCCTTCATCGGCGGCAGCATGGGCGCCGTCGTCGGCGAACAGATAGCCCGGGCGATCGACCGCTCCCTTGCCACCCATCACCCGCTGATCATTGTCGCGGCATCCGGCGGCGCGCGCATGATGGAAGGCGTCGTGAGTCTCATGCAACTCGCCAAGATCGCCAGCGGCCTCGCCCAGCTCGACGAAGCTCGCATCCCATACATCTGCCTTCTCACCGACCCCACCACAGGCGGCATCACCGCCAGCTTCGCCATGCTCGGCGATCTCAACGTCGCCGAACCCGGCGCGCTCATCGGTTTCGCCGGTCCTCGCGTCATCGAGCAGACCATTCGCCAGAAGCTCCCGGAAGGCTTCCAGCGTTCAGAGTTCCTTCTCGAACACGGCTTCCTCGACGCCGTTGTCCCCCGCAGTGAACTCAAGTCCTATCTGGTCCGTGCATTGGACTTCATGGCCGTGCCCGCCTGA